In Labrys wisconsinensis, the following proteins share a genomic window:
- a CDS encoding acetyltransferase: MVKYSAAPLIHPSAVVTDSKLGRYTEVEEGCRIAETELGDYSYAMQHCQIWCSRVGKFANIAASTRINATNHPITRASLHHFTYRAGDYWPDASDEEDFFSNRRENAVVIGHDTWIGHGVTIIQGVTVGDGAIVAAGAVVARDVAPYTIVGGVPARKIRNRFAPEIGERLRALAWWDWDHATLRAALEDFRNLSVEAFLEKHAGGQSAGARRAFASDGQKP, from the coding sequence ATGGTAAAATATTCCGCAGCCCCTCTCATTCATCCATCCGCCGTCGTCACGGACAGCAAGCTCGGACGCTATACAGAGGTGGAAGAGGGGTGCCGCATCGCGGAAACCGAATTGGGCGACTATTCCTACGCCATGCAGCATTGCCAGATCTGGTGCTCGCGCGTCGGCAAATTTGCCAACATAGCCGCTTCGACACGAATCAACGCAACCAATCATCCGATCACGCGTGCCAGCCTGCACCACTTCACCTATCGCGCCGGGGACTATTGGCCCGATGCCTCCGACGAGGAGGATTTTTTCTCGAATCGGCGGGAAAACGCCGTCGTGATCGGTCACGACACCTGGATCGGGCACGGTGTGACGATCATACAGGGCGTAACGGTCGGCGATGGGGCGATCGTTGCGGCCGGCGCGGTCGTCGCCAGGGATGTTGCGCCATACACGATCGTCGGCGGCGTTCCGGCCCGCAAGATCAGGAACCGCTTTGCGCCCGAGATCGGTGAAAGGCTTCGAGCCCTGGCGTGGTGGGACTGGGATCACGCCACGCTCAGGGCGGCTCTCGAGGATTTTCGCAACCTGTCCGTCGAAGCTTTTCTCGAGAAACATGCAGGCGGACAGTCGGCAGGAGCACGGCGCGCTTTCGCAAGCGACGGCCAGAAGCCCTGA
- the phnF gene encoding phosphonate metabolism transcriptional regulator PhnF has product MRTSGVIIYKRVVDELVDDIASGKLEPGAQLPPEQDLSARFSVHRHTLRRAISVLSDMGLVTVEHGRGTFVTAGALNYPVARRTRFTEVISRQNLTPSSTVLRTAIVSAKSQLAADLQVGDGTPCIMIDMLRYASGLPVSLASHYFVQARFPTLIDAIESKGSLSRALKECGVEEYFRKTTRVSARSATMEEAKLLRQTPSKPVLVSETVNVDKDNGPIEYGVIRSACERLQLVFET; this is encoded by the coding sequence ATGCGCACCTCCGGTGTGATCATATACAAGCGCGTCGTGGACGAACTTGTGGACGACATTGCGAGCGGCAAGCTCGAGCCCGGTGCGCAATTGCCACCCGAACAGGACCTTTCGGCACGTTTCAGCGTGCATCGGCATACGCTTCGCAGGGCCATTTCAGTCCTGTCGGACATGGGACTGGTGACGGTCGAGCACGGACGCGGAACCTTCGTCACGGCGGGGGCGCTCAATTATCCCGTTGCTCGACGAACACGGTTTACCGAAGTCATCTCCAGGCAGAATCTGACTCCGTCCTCGACGGTTCTTCGCACCGCCATCGTGTCCGCGAAATCGCAGCTGGCCGCCGATCTGCAGGTCGGGGACGGCACGCCCTGCATCATGATCGACATGCTGCGCTATGCTTCCGGCCTTCCGGTGTCGCTTGCATCCCACTACTTCGTTCAGGCCAGATTTCCGACCCTCATCGACGCCATCGAAAGCAAGGGATCGCTCTCCCGCGCGTTGAAAGAGTGCGGCGTGGAGGAATATTTTCGAAAGACGACCCGCGTTTCGGCGCGAAGCGCGACCATGGAAGAGGCAAAGCTTCTCCGGCAGACCCCTTCGAAGCCCGTTCTGGTTTCTGAGACCGTCAATGTCGACAAGGACAACGGGCCGATCGAATATGGCGTGATCCGGAGCGCGTGCGAAAGGCTGCAACTGGTCTTCGAGACCTGA
- a CDS encoding carbohydrate ABC transporter permease gives MSRPIPLLAILRSLILVSFLVFTLFPLFWIAKTSITPTALLYSEGVRLWPSRVTFDHFAEIWRWASFQSYFANSLVTALTASAVTTCLAALAGYGLSRWDFAGKKTVGVTFLVTQMVSIILIIVPLMKLLATVGLLDSLLGLSLVYSAINLPFAIFLMQSFFDVLPVQVEEAARLDGYGRFETFTTIVVPLALPGLGATLGFVFVEAWSELFLALTLLNTETEKTLPAGLLSLVSKLGVDWGQVSAAGLIALLPAVLFFAAIQRFLVAGLTAGAVKG, from the coding sequence ATGAGCCGGCCGATTCCCTTGCTCGCCATCCTGCGGTCGCTGATTCTCGTGTCCTTTCTTGTTTTTACTCTGTTCCCGCTCTTCTGGATTGCGAAGACGTCGATAACACCGACCGCATTGCTGTATTCCGAGGGCGTTCGCTTATGGCCGAGCCGCGTCACCTTCGATCATTTCGCCGAGATCTGGCGATGGGCCTCGTTTCAATCCTATTTCGCCAACAGCCTCGTCACGGCTCTGACCGCCTCGGCGGTCACGACGTGCCTCGCCGCCCTCGCCGGCTATGGCCTGTCGCGTTGGGACTTCGCCGGCAAGAAGACGGTTGGCGTGACCTTCCTGGTCACGCAGATGGTCTCGATCATCCTGATCATCGTGCCGCTGATGAAGCTGCTGGCGACAGTGGGCCTCTTGGATTCCCTCCTCGGATTGAGCCTGGTCTATTCGGCCATCAATCTGCCCTTCGCGATTTTCCTGATGCAGTCCTTTTTCGACGTATTGCCGGTTCAGGTCGAGGAAGCGGCGAGGCTCGACGGCTATGGCCGCTTCGAAACCTTCACGACGATCGTGGTGCCCCTCGCTTTGCCCGGCCTGGGGGCAACCCTCGGATTTGTCTTCGTGGAAGCCTGGAGCGAATTGTTCCTCGCCCTGACATTGCTCAACACCGAAACGGAGAAGACACTGCCCGCAGGTCTTCTCTCCCTCGTCTCGAAGCTCGGCGTCGACTGGGGGCAGGTGAGCGCCGCGGGGCTGATCGCGCTTCTGCCCGCAGTCCTTTTCTTCGCCGCCATCCAACGCTTCCTTGTGGCGGGGCTCACCGCGGGGGCGGTGAAAGGGTGA
- a CDS encoding carbohydrate ABC transporter permease produces MTSDSAHFAVTKGAGGRRRSNFNVAPWLCLLPALALIGLVLFAPLALGVFQAFIGSTPDDPFSPGGFVGLANFQALIADGGFARVAGNTLFWTLTTLLIQSTLGLILALALHGKSRLLKCLQPILFLPWAIPSILVGLFWEELFNPGTSVLPGLLVSAGLLRQPSDMLAEPAVAIWGPIVAYVWIGVPFFAITCLAALQTIPQELYEAKELDGASAWEQFCSITLPLIAPMFLTAILLRTAWIANFGDLIWVMTQGGPAGATQIVPTYIYTKAFVELDEGGAAAAALVQVFVLLAYSIVILRFRRKLGRLG; encoded by the coding sequence ATGACGTCCGACTCGGCGCACTTCGCTGTGACGAAAGGGGCCGGCGGTCGTCGCCGGTCCAATTTCAACGTCGCGCCATGGCTGTGCCTTCTGCCGGCGCTCGCTCTGATCGGCCTTGTCCTCTTTGCGCCGCTGGCGCTCGGGGTCTTCCAGGCCTTCATCGGATCCACGCCCGACGATCCCTTTTCGCCGGGAGGCTTCGTCGGGCTTGCCAATTTCCAAGCGCTGATCGCCGACGGCGGCTTCGCCCGCGTCGCCGGCAACACGCTGTTCTGGACGCTGACGACGCTGCTGATCCAATCCACCCTCGGCTTGATCCTGGCTCTCGCCCTGCACGGGAAGAGCCGCCTTCTGAAATGCCTCCAGCCGATCCTGTTCCTGCCCTGGGCCATCCCTTCGATCCTGGTCGGCCTGTTCTGGGAAGAGCTCTTCAATCCCGGCACCAGCGTTCTGCCCGGTCTGCTCGTTTCCGCCGGCCTTCTCAGGCAGCCGAGCGACATGCTGGCCGAACCCGCCGTCGCCATCTGGGGACCCATCGTCGCCTATGTCTGGATCGGCGTTCCCTTCTTCGCCATCACCTGCCTTGCTGCGCTGCAGACGATCCCGCAAGAGCTCTACGAAGCCAAGGAACTGGACGGCGCTTCGGCCTGGGAGCAATTCTGCTCGATCACGCTGCCGCTCATCGCGCCGATGTTTCTGACCGCGATCCTCTTAAGGACCGCCTGGATCGCCAATTTCGGCGATCTGATATGGGTCATGACCCAGGGCGGGCCGGCCGGTGCCACCCAGATCGTCCCGACCTACATCTACACCAAGGCGTTCGTGGAGCTCGACGAGGGCGGAGCCGCGGCGGCGGCGCTCGTTCAGGTTTTCGTCCTGCTGGCATACAGCATCGTCATCCTGCGCTTCCGTCGAAAACTCGGGAGGCTGGGATGA
- a CDS encoding ABC transporter substrate-binding protein, with product MSLRRKVASLLAAAASTCCLALAGAAQAGELTMVEVLTSPARTELITSQLAEFEKANPDIKVNLISLPYDSSFEKLLTMYKSGQAPDVVELADRWGGLYVKGHQLEPLDRYIAKTPELASILPSVIELGKVGTKSVYRLPYGFDIRALYYSKDMLQQAGVEPPRTMDDFFKAAAIVTEKLPGKYGYCMRAGKGGGYGWGSFPMQFGATGSFFDADGNSLYAFPAFQEGMQKYADLYRKGYSPRESIAWGFGDSVAGFTSGQCALLDQDPDALPDILKKMDPSKFGVVPIPTGATGKAFPSMGYFSWAMSAASRNKDEAWKLIAFLMADKQNLALDKYLFMAPVHVGAEKDPFYAADVWKAFLTTLQQPQTYQTWTQPAYLPEWGTLYDKTMMEDGQAILLGQKDVKETAEKWAAVLTAAQKRYLADR from the coding sequence ATGAGCCTACGCCGCAAGGTGGCCAGCCTCCTGGCCGCCGCCGCTTCGACATGCTGTCTTGCCCTCGCCGGCGCCGCGCAGGCCGGAGAGCTGACCATGGTCGAAGTGTTGACCAGCCCGGCCAGAACGGAGCTGATCACCAGCCAGCTCGCCGAATTCGAGAAGGCCAATCCGGATATCAAGGTCAACCTGATTTCCCTGCCCTACGACTCGTCGTTCGAAAAGCTTCTGACGATGTACAAGTCGGGCCAGGCGCCGGACGTCGTGGAGCTCGCCGACCGTTGGGGCGGCCTCTACGTGAAAGGCCACCAGCTGGAGCCGCTGGACCGCTACATCGCGAAGACGCCGGAGCTCGCCTCCATCCTTCCCAGCGTCATCGAGCTCGGCAAGGTCGGCACGAAGAGCGTCTATCGGCTGCCCTACGGCTTCGACATCAGGGCTCTCTATTACAGCAAGGATATGCTGCAGCAGGCCGGCGTCGAGCCGCCGAGGACCATGGACGACTTCTTCAAGGCCGCGGCCATCGTGACCGAAAAGCTGCCGGGCAAGTATGGCTACTGCATGCGTGCCGGCAAGGGCGGCGGCTATGGCTGGGGATCGTTCCCCATGCAGTTCGGCGCGACCGGATCCTTCTTCGACGCCGACGGCAACAGCCTGTATGCCTTCCCCGCCTTCCAGGAAGGCATGCAGAAATATGCCGACCTGTATAGGAAGGGTTATTCGCCCAGGGAAAGCATCGCCTGGGGTTTTGGCGACTCCGTCGCCGGCTTCACCAGCGGCCAATGCGCGCTTCTCGATCAGGATCCCGATGCGCTCCCGGACATCCTGAAGAAGATGGACCCGTCGAAGTTCGGTGTCGTGCCGATTCCGACCGGCGCGACGGGCAAGGCCTTTCCTTCGATGGGCTATTTCTCGTGGGCGATGTCGGCGGCCTCCAGGAACAAGGACGAAGCCTGGAAGCTGATCGCCTTCCTGATGGCGGACAAGCAGAACCTCGCGCTGGACAAATACCTGTTCATGGCGCCGGTCCATGTCGGCGCCGAGAAGGATCCGTTCTATGCGGCCGACGTGTGGAAGGCTTTCCTCACCACGCTGCAGCAGCCCCAGACCTATCAGACCTGGACGCAGCCGGCCTATCTGCCCGAATGGGGCACGCTCTATGACAAGACCATGATGGAGGACGGCCAGGCCATCCTGCTCGGCCAGAAGGACGTCAAGGAAACGGCAGAAAAATGGGCCGCCGTCCTGACCGCCGCCCAGAAGCGCTATCTCGCCGATCGATGA
- a CDS encoding ABC transporter ATP-binding protein: MAAIELRRIEKSFGDTPVLRGVSLAIEDGQFVALLGASGCGKSTLLRIIAGLERQDAGEIHVAGRRIDDVRAAKRDIAMVFQSYALYPHMTVAQNIASPLRVRKLDVFQRLPVLGSLLPSTKGKLREIRREVQDVAASLKIGHLLDRRPDTLSGGQRQRVAIGRAVVRRPQIFLMDEPLSNLDYNLRAQMRNELVELHRRLSATIVYITHDQAEAMTMADKIAVMHAGEILQVGTPADIYANPASRAVAEFVGAPRINLVGGDLRAEGFVQSGNLRIPVTGHAPPQRVTVAVRPEALVVGPSGDRGWTGTIRRIEHLGSELILHIALDRQGDEILARRDPHDTAQLQEGSPVSVNPRAGHPVFFDESGFRLSLHMREEPSGPARLLMTSSA; encoded by the coding sequence GTGGCGGCGATAGAGCTCAGGCGCATCGAAAAGAGCTTCGGCGACACGCCCGTGCTCCGCGGCGTTTCTCTTGCGATTGAAGACGGCCAGTTCGTCGCCCTCCTCGGCGCATCGGGCTGCGGAAAATCGACGCTCCTGCGCATCATCGCAGGTCTTGAAAGGCAGGACGCGGGTGAAATCCATGTCGCGGGACGGCGGATCGACGATGTGAGAGCCGCCAAGCGCGACATCGCCATGGTGTTCCAATCCTATGCGCTGTATCCGCACATGACGGTGGCGCAGAATATCGCATCGCCGCTGCGCGTGAGAAAGCTGGATGTCTTTCAGCGGCTTCCGGTGCTGGGATCCTTGCTGCCTTCGACGAAGGGCAAGCTTCGGGAGATCCGGCGCGAAGTCCAGGACGTGGCGGCCTCGCTGAAGATCGGGCATCTCCTGGACCGTAGGCCGGACACTCTTTCGGGCGGGCAACGCCAGCGCGTGGCGATCGGCCGCGCGGTCGTCCGCCGCCCTCAGATCTTCCTGATGGACGAGCCGCTGTCCAATCTCGACTACAATCTTCGCGCGCAGATGCGAAACGAGCTCGTCGAGCTTCATCGTCGCCTGTCGGCAACCATCGTCTACATCACCCACGATCAGGCCGAGGCCATGACGATGGCCGACAAGATCGCCGTCATGCACGCCGGCGAGATCCTCCAGGTCGGCACGCCGGCCGACATTTACGCCAATCCCGCCTCTCGCGCGGTCGCCGAGTTTGTCGGGGCGCCGCGGATCAATCTGGTCGGGGGCGATCTGCGCGCCGAAGGCTTCGTTCAAAGCGGCAATCTGCGAATTCCGGTGACGGGACATGCGCCGCCCCAGCGCGTCACCGTCGCGGTAAGGCCCGAGGCGCTCGTCGTCGGTCCCTCCGGCGATCGCGGCTGGACCGGCACGATCCGCCGGATCGAGCATCTCGGCAGCGAGCTCATCCTTCACATCGCCCTGGATCGGCAAGGCGACGAGATCCTCGCAAGGCGCGATCCCCACGATACCGCGCAGCTGCAGGAGGGCTCTCCCGTTTCGGTCAATCCGCGAGCGGGCCATCCCGTCTTCTTCGACGAAAGCGGATTTCGGCTGTCCCTCCACATGCGCGAAGAGCCGTCCGGACCAGCCCGTCTGCTCATGACGTCTTCGGCATGA
- a CDS encoding CehA/McbA family metallohydrolase, which yields MAIASRRRISVTAVNQDKYQMTVSAFAAQGRFYRGNIHTHSTRSDGILSPEDVCGIYRRAGYDFLCLSDHFLAIYDFPLVDTAPYRSDRFTTIIGAEIHAPANSHGEIWHLLACGLPPGFPPLGADENAVALAKRAVAAGAFLGIAHPQWSGLSIEDGRQMAGIAHAIEIWNTTSAVECDRGDGTTFLDALLNEGHRLLAYAADDAHFKARDWFGGWMMVKAQENTPQALLSAMKRGHYYSSRGPTIKHIEIDGDAVRIASSAIRGAAILGRGSRVENVDHGGRSSTETVLSLARFAGDWCRIVVMDDAGHQAWTNPIWPD from the coding sequence GTGGCGATCGCTTCGCGCCGCCGGATTTCCGTGACCGCCGTAAACCAGGACAAATATCAGATGACTGTCTCAGCGTTCGCCGCGCAGGGCCGCTTTTACCGTGGCAACATCCATACGCACTCGACGAGGTCGGACGGCATTCTTTCTCCCGAAGACGTATGTGGAATTTATCGCAGGGCGGGCTACGACTTTCTCTGCCTCTCCGATCATTTCCTTGCAATCTACGACTTCCCTCTCGTCGACACCGCTCCCTATCGCTCGGATCGATTCACGACGATCATCGGCGCCGAGATCCATGCTCCGGCCAACAGCCACGGCGAGATCTGGCATTTGCTCGCTTGCGGTCTGCCGCCCGGCTTCCCTCCGCTCGGAGCGGATGAGAATGCCGTTGCGCTGGCGAAGAGAGCCGTCGCGGCAGGTGCCTTTCTCGGCATTGCTCACCCGCAATGGTCCGGCCTCTCGATCGAGGACGGGCGACAGATGGCAGGCATCGCGCATGCGATCGAGATCTGGAATACCACCAGCGCCGTGGAATGCGACCGCGGAGACGGCACGACGTTTCTGGACGCTCTTCTCAACGAAGGCCACCGCCTGCTCGCATACGCCGCCGACGATGCGCATTTCAAGGCGAGGGACTGGTTCGGCGGCTGGATGATGGTCAAAGCGCAAGAGAACACGCCCCAGGCTCTTTTGAGCGCCATGAAGCGAGGCCACTACTATTCCTCGCGCGGCCCGACGATCAAGCACATCGAAATTGACGGAGATGCCGTCCGTATCGCGTCTTCTGCGATACGAGGGGCGGCGATCCTCGGCCGAGGATCGCGGGTGGAAAATGTCGACCATGGCGGCCGGTCTTCGACGGAAACGGTGCTGTCGCTCGCGCGCTTTGCCGGCGACTGGTGCCGCATCGTCGTCATGGACGACGCCGGCCATCAGGCCTGGACGAATCCCATCTGGCCTGACTGA
- a CDS encoding GlxA family transcriptional regulator codes for MTQRQTANALEVLAAADEPISIGILLLRHFPFMTFGAALDPLRQGNRLAGRPVFKWTLISVDGAGVMASAGLTMPVDCSIDTMPHCDMVIVCAGLEHASHYSPRLFTWLRRLHRQGCVLGAISTAPFILARAGLLEGRRCAVHWEQLPLFQEEFPNCIVTNEIFAIDGLFVTCSGGTVTLDMMLYIVAACRGRPLAAAISDQFNHPEIRQQHDFQRMKPQSRFSIRHAKLADVITAMEDSIQDPVDLQVLARRVHLSTRQMERLFLLHLGKTPSAFYTGLRMARARDLVLQTDLSISTVAQICGYMSTTHFARTYRAHFGVTPRVMRSEGILPRN; via the coding sequence ATGACACAGAGGCAGACCGCGAACGCCCTCGAGGTCCTGGCCGCTGCGGACGAGCCGATCAGCATCGGCATTCTGCTGCTGCGGCATTTCCCCTTCATGACCTTCGGGGCGGCGCTCGACCCGTTGCGTCAGGGCAATCGCCTGGCCGGACGACCGGTGTTCAAATGGACCCTGATCTCCGTGGATGGCGCCGGGGTGATGGCCAGCGCCGGCCTGACGATGCCGGTCGACTGCTCGATCGACACGATGCCGCACTGCGACATGGTGATCGTCTGCGCCGGATTGGAGCATGCCAGCCACTACAGCCCCCGGCTGTTCACGTGGCTGCGCCGGCTTCACCGGCAAGGCTGCGTCCTCGGCGCCATCAGCACGGCCCCGTTCATCCTCGCGCGGGCAGGGCTTCTCGAAGGGCGCCGCTGCGCCGTCCACTGGGAGCAGTTGCCGCTGTTCCAGGAGGAGTTTCCCAACTGCATCGTCACCAACGAGATCTTCGCCATCGACGGGCTCTTCGTCACCTGCTCGGGCGGCACGGTGACGCTCGACATGATGCTCTACATCGTCGCCGCCTGCCGGGGACGGCCTCTGGCCGCTGCGATCTCGGACCAGTTCAACCATCCGGAAATCCGGCAGCAGCACGATTTCCAGCGCATGAAGCCGCAATCGCGCTTCTCCATCCGGCATGCCAAGCTGGCGGACGTGATCACCGCCATGGAGGATAGTATCCAGGACCCGGTGGACCTCCAGGTGCTGGCCCGCCGCGTGCACCTGTCGACGCGGCAGATGGAGCGGTTGTTTCTCCTGCATCTGGGGAAGACGCCCTCCGCCTTCTACACCGGCCTGCGCATGGCGCGGGCGCGCGACCTCGTCCTGCAGACGGATCTTTCGATCTCTACTGTCGCCCAGATCTGCGGATACATGTCGACGACGCATTTCGCCCGCACCTATCGCGCCCATTTCGGGGTGACGCCGCGCGTCATGCGCAGCGAGGGCATCTTGCCGCGCAATTGA
- a CDS encoding ABC transporter substrate-binding protein produces the protein MATLLGLSAALAYEAVGEIDPVGTAQAADMPKGGNLRIGMRCMEIKSPHLADFAERSNVIRQVCEYLTFTGRDNITRPYLLEKWDVSDDLKTWTLHIRKDVKWHNGRPLTADDVVWNLRRVSDPAVGSSVLGLFTGYLVEEYQTGEKDKDGKPKTSSRLWSDKAIEKVDDHTVRLNAFAPQIAVPEHLFHYPMFIIDPAENGAFGPGSNGTGPFELVEFTVGKSAKYKARKDYWGSAPYLDTFEFVDLGDNPGAQIAAIASRQVDGLSEADAVQINAMKTFPHVAVHKVDTTQTAVARMHPDQKPFNDKRVRQAMRLAVDHDKVIQTVLLGAGTSAEDHHVAPTHPEYAALPKYGKDVDKAKTLLADAGYPDGFEIDMVTRPDPIWELNTVQVLAEQFKDIGVRINIKALPSAQYWDVWTTVPFSLTAWGHRPLGIMTLSLAYRSNAAWNESGYSNPEFDKLLSQAEGILDPKQRSAVMAKIEALMQDDGPIVQPFWRVFSTVMDKKVMGFQLHPSQYIFANEYAVAAA, from the coding sequence ATGGCGACGTTGCTGGGCCTGTCCGCGGCGCTCGCCTATGAGGCGGTCGGGGAGATCGACCCCGTCGGCACGGCGCAGGCGGCGGACATGCCCAAGGGCGGCAACCTGCGCATCGGCATGCGCTGCATGGAGATCAAGAGCCCGCACCTGGCCGATTTCGCCGAGCGCTCCAACGTCATCCGCCAGGTGTGCGAGTATCTCACCTTCACCGGCCGCGACAACATCACCCGTCCCTATCTCCTGGAGAAGTGGGACGTCAGCGACGACCTCAAGACCTGGACGCTCCATATCCGCAAGGACGTCAAATGGCACAATGGCCGGCCGCTCACCGCCGATGACGTGGTCTGGAATCTGAGGCGCGTCAGCGATCCGGCGGTCGGCTCCTCGGTGCTCGGCCTGTTCACCGGCTATCTCGTGGAGGAATACCAGACCGGCGAGAAGGACAAGGACGGCAAGCCGAAGACGTCGAGCCGCCTGTGGTCGGACAAGGCGATCGAGAAGGTCGACGATCATACCGTGCGGCTGAATGCCTTCGCGCCGCAGATCGCTGTGCCCGAGCACCTGTTCCACTATCCCATGTTCATCATCGATCCCGCCGAGAACGGCGCGTTCGGGCCCGGCTCCAACGGCACCGGGCCGTTCGAGCTCGTCGAGTTCACGGTCGGCAAGAGCGCCAAGTACAAGGCCCGCAAGGACTATTGGGGATCCGCCCCCTACCTCGACACGTTCGAGTTCGTCGATCTCGGCGACAATCCGGGCGCTCAGATTGCTGCGATCGCGTCGCGCCAGGTCGACGGCCTGTCGGAAGCCGATGCCGTGCAGATCAACGCGATGAAGACCTTCCCGCATGTCGCGGTGCACAAGGTCGACACCACGCAGACCGCCGTCGCCCGCATGCACCCGGACCAGAAGCCCTTCAACGACAAGCGCGTGCGCCAGGCCATGCGCCTCGCCGTCGACCACGACAAGGTCATCCAGACCGTGCTGCTCGGCGCCGGCACCTCGGCCGAGGACCATCACGTCGCCCCGACGCATCCCGAATATGCGGCCCTGCCGAAATACGGCAAGGACGTGGACAAGGCCAAGACGTTGCTCGCCGATGCCGGCTATCCCGACGGCTTCGAGATCGACATGGTGACCCGGCCCGATCCGATCTGGGAGCTCAACACCGTTCAGGTCCTGGCGGAGCAGTTCAAGGACATCGGCGTCAGGATCAACATCAAGGCCCTGCCCAGCGCCCAATATTGGGATGTCTGGACCACGGTGCCCTTCAGCCTCACCGCCTGGGGCCACCGCCCCCTCGGCATCATGACGCTGTCGCTCGCCTACCGCTCGAACGCGGCGTGGAACGAGTCGGGCTATTCCAACCCCGAGTTTGACAAGCTGCTGAGCCAGGCCGAGGGCATCCTCGATCCGAAGCAGCGCAGCGCCGTCATGGCGAAGATCGAAGCGCTGATGCAGGATGACGGCCCGATCGTCCAGCCGTTCTGGCGGGTCTTCTCGACGGTGATGGACAAGAAGGTGATGGGCTTCCAGCTCCATCCCTCGCAGTACATCTTCGCCAACGAATACGCGGTGGCAGCCGCCTGA
- a CDS encoding ABC transporter permease, which translates to MVSFLIRRLIMMLLTMLVASFVVFAVSELTPGSVARKSLGPFATQQQVDILTERLKANDPLLIRYGRWLGVLTGVLADPLQDPASGLNFTDPRGRRYFGNFGYSTLYKLPVNDVIWDRLGHTAILAGLAFALIVPLSIVVGVLSGLKEGGALDRILSVVSITFTSVPEFASGVFLVTGFVILWPVLPGTSPMDASGGWSVPSQLVLPVAVLVIYDFGYVARMIRVSMIEVMEKPYIRTAILKGLSPRQVIFGHALRNAMIAPFTVLLLQLNFLISGVVVTELVFAYPGFGRMLLEASLFGDISTVEAATLVTVAVAIVTQFLGDLGYMALNPRIRVA; encoded by the coding sequence ATGGTCTCCTTTCTCATCCGGCGCCTGATCATGATGCTGCTCACCATGCTGGTGGCGTCCTTCGTGGTCTTCGCCGTGTCCGAGCTCACGCCGGGGAGCGTCGCCAGGAAATCGCTGGGGCCGTTCGCGACCCAGCAACAGGTCGACATCCTGACCGAACGCCTCAAGGCGAACGATCCGCTGCTCATCCGCTATGGCCGCTGGCTCGGCGTCCTGACCGGCGTCCTGGCCGACCCGCTCCAGGACCCGGCCAGCGGCCTCAACTTCACCGATCCGCGCGGCCGGCGCTATTTCGGCAATTTCGGCTATTCGACCCTCTACAAATTGCCGGTCAACGACGTGATCTGGGACCGCCTCGGCCACACGGCCATTCTCGCCGGGCTCGCTTTCGCCCTCATCGTGCCGCTCTCGATCGTCGTCGGCGTCCTGTCCGGCCTGAAGGAGGGCGGCGCGCTCGACCGTATCCTGTCGGTCGTCTCGATCACCTTCACCTCCGTCCCCGAATTCGCCTCCGGCGTGTTCCTGGTCACCGGGTTCGTGATCCTCTGGCCGGTCCTGCCGGGAACTAGCCCGATGGACGCGAGCGGCGGCTGGTCGGTGCCCTCCCAGCTCGTCCTGCCGGTCGCGGTGCTCGTCATCTACGATTTCGGCTATGTCGCCCGCATGATCCGCGTCTCGATGATCGAGGTGATGGAGAAGCCCTATATCCGTACCGCCATCCTCAAGGGCCTGAGCCCGCGGCAGGTCATCTTCGGCCACGCCCTGCGCAATGCCATGATCGCGCCCTTCACGGTGCTGCTGCTGCAGCTCAACTTCCTGATCAGCGGCGTGGTGGTCACCGAGCTCGTCTTCGCCTATCCCGGCTTCGGCCGCATGCTGCTGGAGGCGAGCCTGTTCGGCGACATCTCGACGGTGGAGGCTGCCACGCTCGTCACGGTCGCCGTCGCCATCGTGACGCAGTTCCTCGGCGATCTCGGCTACATGGCCCTCAATCCGCGCATCAGGGTGGCCTGA